GAATTAAAAGTTCAGAAGTCAAGTTAGTCCAAACACAATAGTTCAGGTTTTAATAATCAATTTCATGTAGTAACTGCAAGCGTGCAACCTGTGGAGCCAACATACAAGTCTACTGAAAGTCAAAGTgcaatttctcagtcgacatTAACCTAAGATTGATTTTAGATAGGGGAGGAAGTATCTAGTGTTGTGTACATCATTGCGGTTGCATTCTTACCCTGATCCTTTCACATCAAGCCAAACAAATGTGAGATTTTCTCCACAATAGAAAGTGACATCCCAAGTCCCTACCCATTTCGGTACCTTCGGGTGCTCTACTTTCTTCCAGCACTGATCAGCTGCATGCTCCAGTGCCCACTTTCTTCCAGCACTGCTTGCTCGAGTGCTCACTTTCTTCCAACACTGATCGGCTGCATGCTCCAATGCTCACCTCACCTTCAGTCAGGtatccctccctctctctgccttcttatgttctgaaaattaatGGCAGAGCCTGCTTATGTTGACAGGTTTGGTGGATCCAAGAACAGCGAGGGATTTAATTGAGAGTTCATATGTTTGTAGTTGAAAGCTTAAGCATTGTCTTTTGAAAGTTGCACCTATCAAACTTCTGAGAGTTCGATTTTTTGAAAGCTTTCTTCTCAAATTTTTGAGATCTGTTTCTCCAACTTCTGAAATCTCCTTTTCAAGATTCCAAAATATCTTACTCAAATTGATGAAATCTCCCTCTAGAATTTCTAAAAGAGCAGCTGATAAAAATAGGTGAAAGCAATGTTTTCTCCCATTTTTGCACTTTTCTTCGTCTGCTCCAGCAAGCAATGCACAATATTGTGCTCGCAATGAACATCTACAATACCAAATCAATGCCAATGAAAACACCATAAAATAAGTATCGGTAGtgtatttattttgcaatCACCTAGCTAGATTTGTGGCAGTCCTGAAAATGTCCTTGTCAGTATCACTGAAATTAAGTGGCATGACATACCTAGGTGAATATTGGATGGAACTATGTCCACTCATCTTGAGACTTGAGAGCACTAGCAATGAGTTTGAAATCAAGCATCCCTAAGCCACCGAGATGTGCCTGCACACACCGTTTATATGAGTTAACAAGAAAGTGACCTCCATTTATGGCCTCGTACCTTTCCATAAATGCGTGTCGAATTTTGTTAATCACCTTGAAACCGCAAGCTGGCGGATCGAGCACTAGGAACGGATAGATCGGGATCGCCTTGAGCAACTGCGATATGAGATTGACAAATAACTCATTGAAAGGGCAATTCGAAGTAACTCTTCTGCATGAACTCCAAAAGTAAATTCTGCTTCGAGTTCTCTACTGTGATACAGACTGTAATGCTGATCCATTAGGATGTCATCCAGATTAAAATAAACTGGTACTCCGTAGTACTCCATTAAGTTTGACCTGAATCAGGATTACATTCACTGAACTGAAATCAACTGTTAATGCAGAGACAACTCACAGCACTACTGCAATTCAGCTTGAAAGAAAACATCATCTGAATCTCTGGAGAgacctaattaattaatttgcccACGATTCAAACATGCCACTATTGCCAATACTTATAACTGAAAATGCATGCACTTGCTAACCCAAATCCAATCCCCACACGAAACTGCTTGCATTACATTACAATTTCCTGCATGGTTGGATCTCCACTACATCTTGGACTTGAGACAAAAAGGAACTGGGATCTGGGAAGCATGCTAAGTGCAGCTCCATTACACTAGTGCTGTGACTTCACCACTGCAAAGAAGGCCCAATCATCGCCATTTTCAGAATGTGCAATCTTGGcataaaaataatttgttcCCAGCACGAGATCAGCGCATGCGCAGCCGCACCATTGTTGTGACGACTTGGCCTACCGAGAGCCAATATCGGTCACTTTAACCATCTATAAGAGCAAACCAAGAAACCATGAACCCTGCAAGCAGTGCAATACAGAGTCTAGTAAGTAAAACTGTAAAGGGTTGAGACATGGAGTACTCTCACAGCAGGTTGCTCCTTGTATGCTCAGTTCTTATGCTGTGCCTCTGCAGTGGAGTCGCAAAGTGCGATAAGTTAACCAGTGAGCTAACGGGCGATTTCTATGACTACACATGCCCCGGTTTGTATACCATCGTCCAGCAGCATGTGTTTGCTGCCATGAGGGATGAGATGAGGATGGGAGCTTCCCTGCTCAGGCTCCATTTCCATGATTGCTTTGTCAATGTAACTTAAACATCCTCTGAACTTAACTCTGAATGTTTGTTGTACATCTACAGTTGCGTTGAAGTTCAGTGATAACTTTTTGTGTCGTGATGTGTTCAGGGGTGTGATGCTTCGATCCTGTTGGTTGGCGAAACTGGCGAGCAATTTGCGCGTCCCAACCAGAACTCTGTCAGAGGGTACGAGGTCATCGACGCGATGAAGGCCGATATTGAGAGTGTTTGTCCTGGGgtggtgtcatgtgctgacatTGTAGCCCTTGCAGCTGCCTATGGAGTACTCTTTGTGAGCATTCTTACATCTTATAGTCCATTTTCTTCAGATATATTCAGCCTGTCAGACAAAGTACTAGCTCTGGAAATTTAATTTGCTTATGACATGTGTTGACTTGGTCAGAGTGGAGGGCCATACTATGAAGTTCTTCTGGGTAGAAAGGACGGCCTGGTAGCAAATAAGACTGGAGCTGAGAATGGCCTGCCCGCACCGTTTGAACCGGTCAGCTCCATCGTACAGAAGTTCGGCGATGTCGGCCTCGACACGAAAGATGTTGTGGTCTTGTCAGGTATCACACTAATCGTCACAAAAACCAATCTATCTATCTCAAGGTTCAGAGAAACTTGATTGAAATTCTTTGCTACTTCAATTCCTGAAATTGCCACGCTGTGACCAAACATGCGCAATTCAGACCAGAAGCAACTCTGTTGTCAGTTCCCAAACTAAATCGTAGCTGACATGGAAAAACTGCCACAGAGGTTTATATGAACAATCATCACGTAACACTCCTAATATATATACGACTGAATGCACAATGGAAATAAAATTTACAGGAGCCCACACGATCGGGCGTGCCCGGTGCGGGCTGTTCAACAACCGCCTCACGTCGTCAGGCGACCCGACGCTGGACTCCAAAATGGCCGCCAACCTGCAGAGCCTCTGCACCACCGGGGGCGACAACCAGACCACGGCGCTGGACGTCGAATCCGCCGACGTGTTCGACAAGCAATACTACCAGAACCTGCTGAGCAAGAAGGGCCTCCTGTCCTCGGACCAGAacctcttctccggcgccgaggacgtcgTCAAGGCCACCACCAAGGCGCTGGTGCAGACGTAcagcgacgacggcgagcagTTCTTCATGGACTTCGGCGCCTCCATGGTGAAGATGGGGAGCATCAAGAAGACGGGAGTGCCCGGCGAAATCCGCACCAACTGCAGGGTTCCCAATAAGTGAGCAACTGCTGGCTAGCAGAGTTCATCAGCTTCTTGACCATCTTGCAAATAACTCAGTCCTTTACATGTAATGTGTAATATTTAGATGTTACTACATGCATGGCATGCTCGAGAAACAAGATGAAGAATCAATAATAATGATGTTACTCAGAAGATAACGTACAAACAGATCAATTGATGTGCATGTTGATTTGATCTGACTCCATTCAATTTGGTCAAATCATGCATGTAGGTTGAGCCCAACCGCCTCTACAGTTTATGTTGGTTTGCATCCTGCTGatcaatcatgcatgcatatggtcATGTGGCGGGCAAGAAAATAGTCACCGACAACCAATTATAGTATTCTGTAGCTAGGTTTTATTTAATGTTTCCATACATGTGAAGGAGATGATCCTTGCACGGATATCCTTCATAATTTTGGCTGGCTGCTGACATTGCTGTACGTGCCAGGAAGAAGACTCATGTCTCTTGCATAACCACCTCCTAGCTGGTGCAAGCAaccaaatatttatttcttaatTTGGTACTCCAAATCATTGATGCAAATTCCGATTTCAGAAGTATTTTGTACAGTACTACTAAAATTAAAATTAGCGAGGTAAGTTCGATTGGACCACTGCTCCAAaaaacccctccagtggcggtcaaaaaatggggttggtggcggtgatcacgcccgccaccaactctgcgtcaTTGAAGGttttagcaccggtggcgggtaaaTATCCGCCACTGCTGCTCGGAGATCACCAATGACGGGTAAACTACCCGCCACCGAAGACCTACAAACCGAcactgtaaatccctccggCACAACCCGAAAAATGCATGGAGTACAGTAGTGGCGGGCTACCCGTCACTGGaactaaaattaaaattaGCGAGGTAAGTTCGATTGGATCGACAGACCAAATTAGGAAGTTTATCCACTAAAAGAGCATATAAATTACAAAGGTATATACATGTACCACAATATGTCATGTTGCAATCTCTCCATGCAAGTTAGACAAAAGCTGAGTTGGAGGACAGGTGGCACGAAGCGGGAGGTTGCCATCGACTGACATGTGGACGCATGGCCCCCAATCGACCGGTGTGTTGGTAGACTCAAAGCATATTCCTGACTATAGTACGTACTTACTTTTTTTGCCGGGAATAtagtactctctctgtttcataTATACTTACTAATTAATATTCGGATATACATCGGTCTCCCATTTTGCATGTGCGTCCATTTCCTTGTAGGGTGCTTTGTCTATCTAGTTTACCGTATGTAGCTAATAACCCGTGATATGCGACAATAAGTACGTACCAGCAGGCACATGCACACTCATACAGTATTAAGTTTGCATGAAAGTGACGGAGAAACACAAACACTGTGCATAATTAAACTTGTTACCAAGTACTACAAGTGACGTATCAAAGACATGcatggtgcatgcatgtgtctaCTGTGTGCACAGACACAGATCGATATGATGTTGGTTGCTCCGCTAGCTGGCGGTTAGTGGATTGCACAAGTATTTTCCACATTGACGCATAAACAAATTATATCCATGCACAAGGAACGTAGGGGTGGCCGGCCACGACATGTGATGGCTACTACTAGAAAATTAAAACACCGCGACTTTAAGgacaaaataaacataaaaTATGGAAATGAGCAGAAACATGCGTAAGTAATTCATGCATACATGACACTATTGGTCAACATCACATCAATATATGCAAGCTCAGGTGGCGTGCATGCAAGCCCGCTGTTAAACATTGTAAGTTTTTACAAAAGCAAAATTAACCATGCATGATATATCCATCGTTAATTCCTTACTCCTGTAAAGATTTTAATCGATTGATGGCGACggtctatttttttctttcacaaTATCGAACACATACTTAGAAGGCACGTAAATTGAACGAGATAGTTGCATACCTCTGTTGAGGAACCAACGACGGGTGGGGTGGCCACTGAGTCGTGCGTCCCCCACCAACCCTCCTGTTGACTCGTTCCTTCATCTAATAGTTTGTTGTGGTTCATCTCTACTTGAgatcagaaattaataaaGAGATCCTGTTCCTCTCTACTTCCTGGTGTTCATCTACTTTACTGTAATTCgtgattgtgtgtgtgttcgACTACGATCTTGGTGTGCAACCTCGGGACCGGCCAGCCGGCAGGAGTTGCACAACACGTTATCAGCAAGAGTCTCTACCCCGAGCCTTCATCGAGCCTCCTCCAAGCAGGCTCTCGACATAAATCACGGAGGTATTGGATCtgaaattttattgcaaaaatggATTCCTCTTCGTGTTACGATTCCGTTTTTGCGATTAGATTATTTTTCGGATTTTCCTACCCACGGTATGGAATTTCCTCGCGAGATGTTGCCGACCAAGTTGCCGGCCAATGCCGATCATCCTCGCCGCACGAGGGACTTGTTGaccatcaccatggggagacGGTGTCGCACCACCATGCTtcaccgccggccaccgcaggCTTCAAGCCGCGAGCCGTCCCAAGCCACTGTCGAGCCGCCGTCTGGTGCGTTGGCGGCCGCTGCGCCGGGCACGagtgcgcgccgccgctgtccgCTGCAGGGGGCGCCGGTCGCCGCAGCCTCGGGCGCAGGCAGCCGTAGCCGCCTCGGGCGTGCGGGCCGCCGTTTCGGGCGCTGGCCGCTGCCTCGTGCGCGGGGCGCCGCCGTTCCCTGCAGGGCGCGcgggtgccgccgccgtcggccgccAGCCACTACCGGCTGCCGCTGCCTCGGGCGTGGCGCCGCCGTGTAGGGCGCGcgggccgccggccgcccctgccgcccgcagccgccgcccagaggggaaaccctagggACGGGCGCGGCTGGCCCAACTAGGCCCCAAGGGATTGGCCAGTGGGCCGACTTCTGGgctgaaaagaagaagaggggcaaGAGGGGCAAGAAGGCAGGGAAGGACAAGAAGGAGGCCAAGGTGCCAAAGGGGCCCCAAGTGTGTTTCAGGTGCGGCAGGAAGTCTCATTATTCCCGCGAATGTCGCGCACCTTAGCACGTATCGGATGCTTATAAGGCGAGGAAGGCACATGAGGCCAACCTCACCATCTACAGAGGGGGAGGATCTGTGGCGCCCCAAGTGGCGCCGCCACAGATGATCCCTACACCGCCATCCTTGGCGATGTTACAGGCATCCACTACTGACACCACCACACCGATGGATGTTGAGCCCTCGGGGAATCCTCCATTTGGTCTAGACTTGGGAGACGCTGCAGCACTTTTCACCATGGAAGACGTGACCGCAAACGACATTGCGCTTGAGGTCAACGGTCTCATGGAAGAGTCTACCTAGCTTGCTTTATTCCTTTATATTTGCATGGTGGTGTGTTTTGATACATTTGAATAATCGGTTTATTGTAAGCTCTACGAGAGCAAaacatatttgttttatggCGATGTTGAATTCATTCATTAATTCCTTTATTCATATTGATGGCTTGTTATGTTCTGAAATGTATGTCGCATTTACTTAATTATGTTGCTACTTCCTTGCTTCATGAATTAATTAGATGCTATATTTTAGAACACGTGGCGCTCGGATGGAGGAAAGGTGCCTTGTGGATAGTTGTACCACAAACACCATATTGAGAGAAACTCATTATTTCGAGTCCATTAAAAAGACTTCGGGGAGTATAATGACTATCGCAGGGGGCGAGTCAAAAATAGTAGGCTCTGGACAAGCCACTATCATACTCCCCATGGGAACAACTTTGCTCATCAAGGAAGCATTATTGTACCCAGAGTCGACTCTAACTCTCTTGAGTTTTAAGGACATCCGCGCAAACGGCCTCCATGTGGAGACCGATGATGATAATGGCAAAGAGTGCCTACTTATCACAAAGCGCGATGCCCACAGTAAGCATGTTGTTGAAAAATTCCCTTCATTCGACACTGAGCTTTACTACACTAAGATTGTAGCACCGCCCGTGTACACTACCTTAAAGACTATATTTAGAAGTTCTGAACTATTTTGCTTATGGCATGATAGATTAGGCCACCCGGGTATTAGAATgatgagaaatataattaacaaCTCAAATGGGCATGGGGTGAATGTTAAAAATTTCCCGAATCATGATGATTTCGTGTGCTCGGCATGCACGACGGGGAAATTAATCATTCGATCATCACCATTGAAAGTAAGGGATGAAATCCCTGCGTTTTTGGAACGCATCCAAGGGGATATATGTGGTCCGATTCAGCCCCTTTCGGGGCCGTTTCGATACTTCATGGTGCTCATAGACGCTTCGTCTAAATGGTCATGTGTTAACTTGTTGTCTACACGGAACCATGCCTTTGCCAAGTTTATGTCGCAAATCATACAAATGAGGAAtttcccggatcatcgtataGTCTATTCGAATGGACAACGCTAgagaattttcttcaaaagcattcGATAATTATTGTATGGCACTTGGCATTAAGGTTGAGCACTCTGTACCGCATGTCCATATGCAAAATGGATTAGCGGAGGCATTGATTAAAATGATTAAATTCATTGCCAGACCACTCTTTTGGGGTTGTAATTTACCAACCAGGTGTTGGGGACATGCAGTGTTGCACGCCGCAAATCTCATCAACTATAGACCCATGGCCTACAACATCCATTCACCTGTCCAACTAGCTCAAGGGTTGGCGCCAAAAATTTCCCACCTTCGTAGGTTCGGTTGCCAGGTATATGTACCGATACCACCCCCTGACCGATCAGCAATGGGACCGCTCCGTAAGTCGGGGATATATGTTAGTTATGAGACCATGTCAATAATCAGGTATCTGGACCCCCATGACAGGAGACTGTCATACGGCCCGCTTTGCTGACTGCATTTTTGACGAGGATCTCTTCCCGACTTTAGGGGGAGGAAATCAACCTCTTGATGAGAAAGTCAAGAATTGACGTGGCAAGCCATGGGGATCCACGCAAATGACCCGCGCACAAGTGAGACACATAGAGAAGACCAAAAGATAATAGATTTGCATGCTTTAGCGAATCAACTGCCTGATCACTTTAGTGACTTGAGAAGTGTGACAAAATCACATGTGCCTGCACGCAATGTACCGGAAAGGGTAGAGATACCCAAGGATCCTGTGGGTCTACCTGCTCGAGTCCAAAGGCCTAAAAGGACGAGAAATCCGGTTCCTCAAATCCCAAGTACTCGGGGACGCCCGACGAAAAAGGACAAGGGGGATTTATCACACTCGGTTACTAAAAAGCTCCGAGAGAGTGAGGGGAGCCAATTGAGACCTGGCACAAGTACAGAATCTCCAGCGCAAGGAATTCTGGACTTTAACCTTCCAACGGTGGAAGCACCTAGCGGAGATGTGGGCGCACACATCGACACGGAAAAACTAAAGGACCTCGCTCCAGAAATGGGAAATCCTGTGGAGACAGAGGATGCGCATGATGCGCCCCATGACGAAATGGCCATAGATTATGTTAACACGGGAGAATCAATAAACCGAGCGACTGCTAATGTCGACATAAACTTTGCTAAGAAAATTGCTGCAATCATCGATCTTGACCCCAAGCCTAACTCGCTCGCTGATTGTAAGAAGAGGTCGGATTGGAAAGATTGGCAGAAGGCAATAGCTACCGAATTATTATCTCTGCACAAAAGAGAGGTTTTTGGACCT
This is a stretch of genomic DNA from Brachypodium distachyon strain Bd21 chromosome 1, Brachypodium_distachyon_v3.0, whole genome shotgun sequence. It encodes these proteins:
- the LOC100827751 gene encoding peroxidase N → MEYSHSRLLLVCSVLMLCLCSGVAKCDKLTSELTGDFYDYTCPGLYTIVQQHVFAAMRDEMRMGASLLRLHFHDCFVNGCDASILLVGETGEQFARPNQNSVRGYEVIDAMKADIESVCPGVVSCADIVALAAAYGVLFSGGPYYEVLLGRKDGLVANKTGAENGLPAPFEPVSSIVQKFGDVGLDTKDVVVLSGAHTIGRARCGLFNNRLTSSGDPTLDSKMAANLQSLCTTGGDNQTTALDVESADVFDKQYYQNLLSKKGLLSSDQNLFSGAEDVVKATTKALVQTYSDDGEQFFMDFGASMVKMGSIKKTGVPGEIRTNCRVPNK